The Acidipropionibacterium virtanenii DNA segment CACTGGGCGAGATCGGCCACCACGCAGGTCAGGGCGACTCCCCTGGCGCGCGCCAGGCCCTGCGCCTGCCGGACGGCCACCGGGGACTGCTCGACACTGGTCACCTCGTGCCCCCGGCCCGCCAGCCACACGCCGTTGCGCCCCTGGCCGTCTCCGACCACCAGAACCCGCGCGCCGCGCGGCAGAAGGATCTCCGTGGTCACCAGGAAGTCATTGGGGCGGGAGCCGTAGAGCTCGGGGAACCGGCGGTACCGCTCGTCCCAGTCGGCCGCCTCGCCCGTCCCGGTCATGCCCCGAACGCCCTGGCCCGGATCTCCGGCATGCCGTCGACGATCTCACGGGCCTTCGCGGCCACCTTGTGCTCGGCCAGCACCTCGTAGTGCGTGGCGACCACCTGGCGCACCGAGTCGAAATCGCGCCGTCCCCGGCTCATCGCATATCCCAGGGAGGATGTGATGAGGCCGATGACCACGCCGATCAGCAGCCCGGTCACCAGCATCACGACCAGGCCCTGCGAGGACCTCACGAAGAAGGACAGCATGAGCCCCACCAGAAGCCCCGTGCCGAGCCCCGAGATCGCCCCCTGGCCCAGGACGGTGCCCCAGGTCTTACG contains these protein-coding regions:
- a CDS encoding general stress protein, which produces MAGSTPSSLFELDYPQSVIVVDDYEAAQRVVDHLSDEKFPVQNLCIVGTDLRTVERVTGRKTWGTVLGQGAISGLGTGLLVGLMLSFFVRSSQGLVVMLVTGLLIGVVIGLITSSLGYAMSRGRRDFDSVRQVVATHYEVLAEHKVAAKAREIVDGMPEIRARAFGA